GCACTCTGCTGCACTCGGGAGACACCGACGCCGTCGTCCTCACGGGCTACTTCGGCGACTACGCGACCGCCAACCCGGCCCAGGCGGAACGCGAACGCGAGGTCGCACACGCCCTCGCGGACGCCGCCGTCGCATCCGGGCGCGCCCTCGTGGTGCACACGATGGCCCGTGACACCCCCGCCCTGACGGTTCTGCGGCAGCGCGGTGTGCCCGTCTACGAGCGCATCGAGCAGGCCGCGTCCGCCGTCGCCACGGCGGCCCGCCTCACGGACCCGCCGCCCGCCCGCGAGGATCCGCCGGCCCCGGCGACGTACCGGCTGGCGGACGGCGGTTACCAGAGCGTGCGGGAGCTGCTCGCGTCCTATCAACTCGCCTTTCCCGCAGCCGAGTTCGTGACCGACGCGGACGGGGCCGTGGAGGCGGCGGAGCACCGGACGGGGTATCCGCTCGTCCTCAAGGCGATGGGGCTCGCGCACAAGACCGAGGCGGGCGGGGTCGCCCTCTCGATCGCCGACGCCGACGCCTTGCGGGCCGCTTTCGCTCGCATGAAGGCGGCGACGGGCGCGGACCGCTACGCCGTGGAGGCCATGGCCACACCACCGTACGGACACGAACTGATCGTCGGCGTACGGCGCGACCCGTCGTTCGGGCCCGTCGTCATGGTCGGCATCGGAGGGGTCACCGCCGAACTGCTCGCCGACACGGCGCTGGCCCTCGCGCCCCTGACGCCGGCACGCGCGCGTGCACTGCTCCTGCGGCTGCGGCACGCGCCGTTGCTGACGGGTTGGCGCGGCGCGCCCGGAGCGCATCTGGACGCGGCGGCCGCCGCCGTGTGCGCGGTCGCACGAGCCGCCGTCGACCATCCGGAGCTGGCCGAACTGGAGGTCAATCCCCTGCTCGTGCACCCGGGCGGTGCGATTGCGCTGGACGCGCACGGGGTGCTCGACCAGCCCGGCACCTCACCGGCGCCCGTCCATGGCATCGGCGAGGAGGGCGGCAGTCTCCTGGTCGAGCGGTAGGAACGCCTCCAGTTTCAGCTCGGCGAGCGTGACGTCGACCGCCGTCCCGAAATGGGTGAGCGTACTCAGGAGGCGCAGCTCGCCACGCTCCGTACACAGCCGCAGCGGGACGGCGAAGCCGAGGTAGTCCGGACCGGCCTGTCGGGGCCGGTCCGGCACCATGCCCTCCAGTTCGGCGACCAGCTCCGTAAGAGCTCGGTTGGAATTACGGACGGACTCGTCGTGCAGTCCGTCGATGACGTGCCAGGCCCACTCGTCCAGGTTCACGATCCGCGGCGCGAGGCCCCGCGGATGCAGCAGCACACGCGCGATGTTCACCGGCGCCGAGAGCAGCGCCGGATCGACACCTTCGGTCAGCGCGCCGAAGGCCTCGTTGCGCGAGACGAGATCCCCGCACCGGTCGATGATGACCGCCGGATACGGCAGGTGCGCGTCCATGATGCGCTCCAGTGCCGTACGAACGGCGGACAGCTGCGGGCCCCCGAAGTGCGACTCCTGGTACGCGGGTGCGTAACCCGCCGCAAGGAGAAGGGCGTTGCGCTCCCGCAGCGGCACCTGCAGCGCCTCCGCCAGGCGTACGACCATCGCGCGGCCCGGCACCGAGCGGCCGCTCTCCACGAAGCTGACATGCCGCTGCGTGGTCCCCGCGCGCGTGGCCAGCTCCAGCTGGCTGACGCGCCGCCGCACACGCCACTCACGCAGCGCGTCACCGAGCCCGCCCTGCGCCGCCCTGTCCGAGGGCCCTGCCCCTGTCCCCGCCTCAACCGGTTCCGCCTGCATCGTCACCGGACCGTGTCTACCCGACGGCGGGTCTACGGGCCATTCCCTGCGGGGAATTGTCGCGCCGCACCCCGCCGCGCACAGTTCACCCATCACCGACAGCCATCAGGGACAGGAAGAGAGCGAGTCCATGCCGCACATCGACGCACAGGAGCTGGCCGGCCGGTACGCGGCCGTCTGGAACGAGCGGGACCCCGAGCTGCGCCGCAAGGCAGTGCACGCCCTGTGGTCCCCGGACGGCGTGCACGCCCTCCTGCCGCCACAGGAGTTGCAGGAGACGGCCGTACGCCTCGGCTTCCCCACGGCCGCCTTGGAGGCGCGCGGACACGACGAGCTGGAGGCACGGGTGGCGCGGGCCCACGAGGAGTTCGTGGCGACCGGCGAGTACACCTTCAGGGCGACGGCCGCGCACGCGCAGCAGTTGAACGACGTCGTCACGTTCCGCTGGGAGTCGGTCCTCACGCAGAGCGGCGAAGTGACGGGCGGAGGGCTGGAGTTCGTCGTCGTGGCGGAGGACGGACGCATCGTGCGCGACTATCAGTTCGTGGGCGTGTCAACGACCCGGGACTAAAAGCAATGCCGCGTAGTTAAGAAGCCGCGGGTGGCGTCAACTTGATCAGCTCGGTGGGTCTTGCCTGGGCGGGCATGGAGAACGGGACCTCTGCTACAGCAGTGAAGCCGTCCAAGGTCTTCACGCTGAGCAGGGGTCCCGTTGTCCGAGCAGTCTGCCATGACCAGTTTCGTCCGCACCATCACCGTGGCGAGGGGCGTCTTCGCACCGGGGCATCTCGGGGAGTTGACGCAGTATCTGCCCTTCGAGCTGGTCGATGACGTGCTGGCGAGGTCGCGGGCTGTCCAGGGCAGGTTGCGTCTACTGCCTTCCCGCGTGGGGGTGTACTTCGTGCTGGCCCTGGCTGTCTTCCCGGCCGTCGGCTACCTCGGGGTGTGGGGCAAACTGGTCGCCGGGCTGGGCCCGCTGGCTCCGGTCCGGCCTTGTGAGAAGGCCCTGCGTGACCTGCGTCGCAGGATCGGAGCCGCGCCGCTGCAGATGCTGTTCGAGACCGTGGCCGGCCCGATCGCCCAGCCCCGCACCCCGGGGGTGTGCTACCGGAAGTGGCGCACGGTCGCCTTCGACGGCTGCAGCTCGCTGCGGGCCCCCGACCAGCCGCGCGTCCGCGCCTGGCTGGGCAAGATCCTGAACGCCGGTTACGGCCCGGAGGGCTACCCGCACCTGCGACTGATGGCCCTGTGTGAGACCGGCACCCGCGGCCTGCTCGGCGCCGTCTTCGGCCCCACCAGCAAGGGCGAGACCCACTACGCCCGCCGACTCCTTCCCCTGCTGAACGCCACGATGCTGGTGCTTGCCGACCGCGCCTTCGCCGGGAACGACTTCCTCATCGACACCGCCGACACCGGCGCCCAACTGCTGGTCCGGCTCAACTCCCGCCGTCGGCCGACCGTCTTCACCGCGCTGCCCGACGGCTCGTTCTTGACCCGGTTCCAGGACCGGACGTTCCGCATCATCAACGTCGACATCACTGCCACCTGTGACGACGGCACCCGGATCAGCGACCACTACATGCTGATCACCACTCTGCTCGACCACAGCACCGACCCCGCTGAGCGACTGGCCCGCCTCTATCACGAGCGCTGGGAGGTCGAGTCGGCCTTCCTCGCCCTGCGGCACACCCTGCTCACTGGCCGAGTCTTGCGCTCCTGCGACGCTTGCGGTCTGGAACAGGAACTGTGGGCCTGGCTCACCGTCCATCAGGTCCTGCGTCGAGCGATGTGTGACGCGGCCGAGTCCCGCCCGGGCACCGACCCCGACCGGGCCAGCTTCACCATCGCCCTGCAGGCCGCCGCCGACCAGATCGTCGACGCTTGCGGCATCACCGGCGACGACAGCGACGGCGGCGGCATCGCCCGGGCTGTCCTGGCCGGGCTGCTGCCGGCCCGCCGACCCCGGATCAGTGCCCGCAAGGTGAAGTGTCCGATGTCCCGCTACGGCACCACACAGAACGAGACCCGCCCACTGAGCAGCCATTCCTTCAACCGCCTGGACATCACCGTCCTCGCCGCCACCGAGCAGCCCACAGCCCTGCCACCGTCCCCGGCGAACACCGATCGACGCTCCCACGTCTTCCGACTCCTGGCGGCAGCCGATCCCGGCCAGGACTGGACTCCCCGGCAGATCGCTGACGCCCTCAAAATCGACCACATCCGCAGCCTCTCGGCGCAGATGGGGCAATGGATCACGCAGAAGTTCCTCATCAGGTCAGGTCATGGCCGCTACCGACTCCATCCCCAATGGGTCAAGACACCCCAACCACCAGCGGGTTCACGAGACTCGACAGCTACCATCCCGGCTTAACTACGCGGCATTGGGACTAAAAGTCCCGGGCTTGCACAACGGGCGCCACTGGCTGTGGTGCTGCGTTTGCGTCCTGTCCCACCCCCGGAGTTCCGGGGCGGGTCTGGGGCAGTTGACTGCACCCCGCGTCGCCACAACTCTTCCGCACGGTGGCGGATGTTGCGGGAGCCGTTCCAGTCCGCGTGTGCAACGACACCGCAGGACCGGCATACGAAACGGGCCTGGGAGACCCGGTTCGCCTTGTCGATGTGCCCGCACTGGGCGCAGGTGCGGGAGGTGTACGCCGGATTGACGTGCACCACCGGCACCCCCGCCTTGCGGGCCTTGTACGCGATGAACTCTCCGAGCTGGGCAAAAGCCCAGGAGGAGTGGGTGGCCCGTTGGGGCTTGCGAAGCCGTACCCGTGCGCGGATGCCCGTGAGGTCTTCCAGGGCGATTCCGCGACCGGTGCGTTCTGCCTCGGCCACCACATGTTTCGCGATCTTGTGGTTGATGTCCCGCACCCGCCGCGCCTCCTTACGGCGCCGCTTCTTCAGGCGCCGTTTGGCGGACGGGGTGTTCTTGCGCTGGAGTTTCATACGCAGGGTGCGTTCGCGCAGACGCCCGCGATTCAGCCGGCGCCCGGCCATGATCTGACCGTCCGAGGTGGTCGCGATGTTCACGATCCCCAGATCGATCCCCAGGAACTGGGTGACGGTGGTGTTGAGTTCGGCCTCGGGGACCTCGCAGGTGGCGATCAGGAACCACATGCCGTCGCGGAACAGCAGGTCGGACTCGCCCCTGCGGCACAGGGCCAAGCGGGCCAAATGATCGGGGGCGGCAGTGAACGCCACCTGCTTCATCCGGCCCGACAGCGTCCAGAGCGACACCGTGCGCTGCGTGTACTGCCAGGACAGCATCCGGTCGTCATACGGCTGCGCGCCCTCAGGCCGAAAGGCGATCGACTTCTCGACTGCCCGCCGGTAACGCTGCGAGCCCGGCTTGCCGAGATTCCCGGCCGTCAGGTTCGCCCTCAACGTGCGGTAGGCATCGCAGGTCTTCTTGATGACGTGCTGGGCGGCCTGCGCTCCCAGGCTCCAGCGGTCCTTGACCGCCGTGTAGGTGTGCTCGCGCAGGGCGAAGTTGCGCTTGATGTCCTTCTCGAACGCCACGGACGACACCCACGTCGCGGCCTCGTTGCAGGCCTTCAGGGTTGCCTCAAGTGCCGCCGCCTGCACGGGCGTCGGCAGGAGTTTCACCTGCACGGTCAACTTCACGGCCGTGACGTTACCTGCCGCCTGACGTACCGGCATTCGAACAGCGCGCATTCCTCACCGGGCACTCCGGCCCAGTTCCTTGCGGGCGCTCCGCGCCCGCTGCCGTGGCGATGCTCCGCATCGCCATCACCGGATGCGATTCCTCCCGGGGGGACCCCCGGGGTTCCTCACAAGAGCACACTGACGCGACAAATTCGTCCGTCGGGACCCGACACGCCGCAGGGCCTTCCCCGCCACGGGGAAGGCCCTCCCTTGCGCCGAGCGCGCTACTGGCCCACGCGCCTGCGCGTCCTCGCCCCCAGGGCGTAGAAGACGAGCCCGATGCCGACGAAGAGCGCCAGGGGCACCACCTGGCTCAGTGTGTACTGGGCGCGCTGGCCGGCGAACGACTCCGGCAGCGAGTCCGCCGCGCTGCCCGCCGAGCCGAACCAGCCGACCCCGAAGCCCGGCCAGATCAGCACGATCACGGTGAACGCCACGAACCCGGTGGCGAGGACGCTCACGACCCACGCGCCCACGCGTCCGCCCGGAACGGCGTACGGGCGTGGTGTGTCCGGGTACTTGCGGCGCAGCACGGCGAGGCTGGGGAACGTGATGACGTACGAGATGAAGGTGGTGCAGATCGTCAGGCCGAGGCCCGCCGCGAAGTACTTCTCGCCGTTGCCGCCCGTGAGGTTGAGGGCGACCACGAAGAGGATCGAGCCGAGCACCGCGGAGAGCAGGTTCACCCGTACCGGCGTCCCGTGCTTCTCGGAGATGTGGCCGAGCCACGCCGGACCCGCGCCGTCCGCACAGGCGACGGCCTGCGCGCGGTGGGCGCCCATGGCCCAGGTGACGCCCGAGGTGAGCAGGCCGATGATCAGGCCCGCCGCGGCGATCCCGCCGAATACGGAGCCGAGGCCGGTGAGCGTGACGGTGCCGTCGGCCGCGATCGAACCGCCGTAGACCGTGAACACGGCCTTGCAGGCGTCGATGAAGCCGCCGAGGCTGCCGATCTCCTGGCTGGGCAGCACGAAGAGGATGCCGAGGATCGGGCCGCCGTAGAGGAGGACGGCCGCGAGGCCGGAGCGCAGGATCGACAGGGGGATGTCGCGCCGGGGGTTCGTCATCTCCTCGGCCGCGGAGCTGGGCAGTTCGAAGCCGACGTAGTTGAAGATCAGGACCGGGACCAGTGCCACGAATCCGGCGTACGTCGGGACGAACTCCCCCGCGGGCAGCGCGTGTACGCCGTGCTGGACGGCGAACACCACCACGGAGATCAGGAAGAACCCGAGGAGCACGATCCTGGCGACGGCGCCGGCGATGGGCACCCACTTGCCGATGCGCACGGACTGTACGACGGCCAGCGCGCCGCCCCAGATGAAGACGAGGCCGGCCGCGTACTTCCAGAGTCCCGGCAGCGGGGTGAAGAACTCCTCCCACGTGGTGAGCGCGATGATGCACAGGCTGCCGCCCACCCAGACGGGGTTGGAGATCCAGTAGAGGAGCTGGTTCACACCGGCGACGAGCCGTCCGAACGCCAGGCGCGTCCATACGTAGGGGCCGCCCTGCACGGGGAAGGCCGAGCCGAGTTCGGCCACGAGCAGTCCGTACGGGAGGAAGAACGCGAGGGCGAGGATCGCCATCCAGGTCAGGCCCTGGGGACCCTGTGCGGCCACGGAGCCGATCGTGTCGAGGCCGACCAGGGTGCAGATCAGGAAGAACAGCACGTCCAGCCTGCGCAGGTCCTTCTTGAGCCTGGAGCGCTGTTCGCCCCAGCCCTCTGACAGGTCAGGCAGGTCGGGCGCGCCCGTGGCGGACGGCTCGGTCGGCGGTATCGGCGGCGCTTGGGTCACGGGGAGACTCCTGCTGCACGGCTGGGCACGGGCGTGACAGTTGTTCTTGAGACGGCCTATTGACTGAACGGCCAGTCAGTAAGCGAGACTGTGACGGGCACCACTGGGCACTGTCAAGAGTCGTGCACGAGGCGTTCGCGCCGGGTTGGCCGCCCGGCGCCCACCGTCGGCGCCCGTGTGTAGGGTTACCGCGTGGCAAGAGTGCGGTTGAGCGTGGCCGAGCGGCGCGAAGAGTTGCTGCGGGCCGCCATCGAGCAGATCGAGGCGCGGGGCGTGGCAGCCGTGCGCATCGCCGACGTCGCCGCAGCGCTCGGGGTGAGCAACGCGCTGGTTCTGTACCACTTCTCGACGAAGGAAAAGCTCGTCGCGGCCGCGTTCGCGCACGCCGCCGAGGGTGACCTGGCGCATCTGCGCAAGCTGCTCGGCAAGCGCACGACGGCGCTGCGCCGGCTGCGCTCGGCCGTGCGGTGGTACGCGCCGACCGGGCAGGCCAAGGGGTGGCGGCTGTGGATCGAGGGCTGGTCCGCGGCGCTGCGCGAGCCCGCGCTGCGGGAGGTCACCCGCGACCTGGACAAGCAGTGGAAGGCGGCACTCACCGAGGTCGTCGCGGAAGGCGTGGCGGCGGGCGAGTTCCGCTGCCCGGACCCGGCCGGCGCCGCGCTGCGCCTGACGGCGCTCCTCGACGGGCTCGCGGTCCAGATGACCGCGTACACGGGGACGGTTTCGCGGACCCGCATGCAGGAGTGGGTGGACGACGCGCTGGCCCGCGAGCTGGGACTTGAGCGGGCGGACCTGACGGCAACGACGCCGGCTGCGACGAGCTGACGGCGGCGCGACGTCGGGCTCCCCATAGGGGGAGCACGGGGTGGCCCCCGGAGACAGGGAGCACGGGGTGGCCCCAGGGGAAATGCGCGGGGGAGCCGCCCCCAAAGGCAAGCTCCCCCATGACGCGCGCCGTTCCCGTCAGAGCGGCAGCAAGTCCGGCCGCTTCGCCGCCACATGATCCCCGGACGACTCGCCCCGCAGCCGTCGGCCGATCCACGGCACCAGGAACTCCCGTGCCCAGTGGATGTCGTCGCGCCGCACCTCCAGCGTGCCGCGCGGCGGCTGCGCCGGCCACGGCTGGTCCGGGTCCGCCGGCACCTCGACGCCGAGCGCCTGCCCCGCCCGCAGCGCGACCCGCGTGTGCCCCTCGGGCGAGAGGTGCAGCCGGTCGTCGTCCCAAGCACGGCGGTCCTGGACGGTCTTGAGGGACCACAGGTCGAGCACCGGGCAGCCGTAGCGGTCGGCGACCGCGCGCACATGCCCGTTGTACGTCGCAATCTTGCCGCGCAGATGCTTGAGGACCGGGACGTCCCGGGTGTCGAAGCCGGTGGTCACCATGACCGTGCCGACGGCGGAGGTCAGCCGGGCCACGGCCTTCTCGAAGCGCTCCGCGACGTCGTCGGGGTCGGTGCCGGGACGGATGATGTCGTTGCCGCCGGCGGCGAAGGTCACCAGGTCCGGGGCGAGTTCCACGGCGCGCGGGAGCTGGTCCTCCACGATCTGGTCGAGGAGCTTGCCGCGCACGGCGAGGTTCGCGTACCGGAAGGAGTGCTCGGGGGTCCGGTCGTCCAGGAGGACGGCGAGACGGTCGGCCCAGCCCACGAAGGCCCCGTCCGGACCGGGGTCCCCGACGCCTTCGGTGAAGCTGTCCCCCACCGCCGCGTAGGACCGAATCGTGCCGCCGCTGAGTGATCTCGATTCGTTTGCCACGACCACACATCTTTCACCCTGCGATGTGACCTACGCGACCGTAGGAAGGGGTTGACGGGGCGTGATATAGCCCACCTGGTCAGTTTCGCGATTTCAGGAATACGACGGGGATGCGGAGGAGGCTGCGCCGAAGGGGCGGGCCCGGAACCGGACCCGCCCCTTCACGTCACACCGTCAGGGTCGGAACGACGTCACATCGTCGGAGTCAGAGCGAGACCCCGTGCGCACGGAGGTACGCGACCGGGTCCACGTCCGAGCCGTAGCTCGGGGTGGTGCGGATCTCGAAGTGCAGGTGCGGTCCCGTGACATTGCCGGTCGCGCCGGAGAGGCCGATCTGCTGGCCCTCGGTCACGGTCTGCCCGGACGAGACGGAGAGGGACGACATGTGGGCGTACTGCGAGTACTTGCCGTCGGCGTGCTGGATGACGACCTCGTTGCCGTACGCGCCGTCAAGGCCGGCCGACACGACGGTACCCGCGGCGATGGCCTTGAGCGGGGTGCCCGTCGGGATCACGAAGTCGACACCGGTGTGGTAGCCGCTGGACCACATGGCGCCCGCGGTCTTGTACGCCGTACCGATGGAGGCGCCCTGGACGGGCAGCGTGTAGCCGGCACCAGTGGTGGTCGCCGCCGCGGCCTTGGGCGCGGAGGCCTGAGTGGCGGTGGCCGCGGCCTTCTGGCCGATCGTCAGCTTCAGGCCCGGGTGGATCACGGACGGGTCGCCGCCGATGACCGAGCGGTTGTCGGAGTAGAGCTTCTTCCAGCCGCCGCTGACGTTCTGCTCGTCGGCGATCTTCGAAAGGGTGTCCCCGCCCTTGACGGCGTAGGTCTTGGCAGCGGCGGGAGCGGCCGCGGCCTTCACGACCGAGTGAGCGGCCGCGGGAGTCGCGGCGTGGGCGCCGGTGGCACCCATCAGCGGCAGCGCGAGCGCGGCGCCACCCACTCCGGCAACGACGATCACGCGTGCGAAGCCCTGGGACTTGGGACGGCGGTGCTTACCCTTCGCGGGCATGGGGATTCCTCTCCGTCGCCTGCGAGGTGAGCTGTCGGGTTCGGGCTGGAGCTGCCCGGCCGTGCCCCTTTCGGGCACGGCTTCACCCCGAGCCGTGGCCGGTGTGCCGGATACGGCGGTCTACCTGGGTCCCCCGCTCCTGCCGAGCACGGATCGATGTGCGGATTCCGGGCGGCGGCAGGATGAGGCGGTCCGTCCGGATTGCGCTGAACGTAAGCGAGCGGGGAGCGCGGGGACAAGGCGCGAAATCCCTTGGACAGCCCGGTTCTTGATCCTTAAACGGCGTTTTCCGGAAAAGGACGTCACGCTCCGTCTATTTACGATCTTTGCGACTGCGATACCTGCTGGAAATACATTCGGCTCCGCCGCCACACACGGTCACCGCTATGACCCTGCTCACCTATCGGCTACCATATGGTGCCATTTCAGAGTTAGTTACCCCGTACGCCATGATTGCCTATCTATCGGTTCATTTCGGGCATTCGATACGCAATCGCCTGCCGCCTCTCACATGGTTGCCCCTGGCAGCCATGTCGTATCGTCGAAGGCGCCCGCAGGCGAGCAGCGCCGCGGCCGACCGGGAGGAGCCCCCGTGACGCAGCAGGTCCCGTCCACCGAGCCCGAGTTGGCCGGAGTGCGCAACTTCCGCGATGTGGGTGGCCTCCCGACTGTGGACGGCCGTCGGGTCAAGCAGGGCGTGCTGTTCCGCAGCGGTCACCTCGCGCACGCCACGGATGAGGACGCCGCGTTCCTCTCCTCGCTCGGGCTGCACACGATCTTCGACTTCCGCAACGCCGCCGACCAGCGCCTCGAAGGCCCTGACGTCACGCTGCCCGGCGTGCGGAACGTGAACCTGCCGCTGACCGACCCCGCGGACGGGGCCGAGTTCTGGCAGATGGTGCGCGACGGCAACCTCGACGAGCTGCGCGCCGCCCTCTCCGAGGGCCAGGCCGCGGACCGCATGATCACGTCGTACCGGGCGATCATCGCGGAGCGCACCGCCGAGCACAGCCAGGTGCTGCACTCCCTCGCCGAGGACAGCGTGCCCGCGCTCATGCACTGCGCGGCCGGCAAGGACCGCGCGGGCCTCTCGATAGCGGTCACGCTCCTGGCCGTGGGTGTGGAGCGCGACGCCATCGAGGCGGACTACCTGGAGTCGAACGCGGCACACCGCCGCTACAAGGTGCACCGCAGCAGCGCCTCGAAGGACGCGATGTCCCCCGAGGTCATGGAGCTGCTGAGCCCCCTGTTCGACGCCCGCGCCACATACCTGGCCGCCGCCTTCGAGACGGTCGCAAAGACGTGGGGTTCCACCGACCGCTACCTGGAGGAGGGCCTCAAGCTGTCCCCCGCCCAGCGCGAGCGGCTGCGCGAGCGCCTTCTCGACTGAGGCCGGGACCGACAGGCCGAGTGAGGGGCGTCACCCTCGTGACGCCCCCAGCGTGAAGAGCAGATAGATGAAGCCCGCGACGAGGTGCCCGGCGAAGACGTAGACGAGCAGGCGCACCCAGATGCCGCGCGGGAGCTTGTCCTCGATGTCACGCCGGGCGGGCTGCCGCTCGGGCTCGGTCACGTCGTTGGGCTCTGCGCTCATCGAGGGCCTCCCTGGGGCCGTTCGCCGCCGCCCGCCGCCGGGCCGAGACACAGCGCGGCGGACGGGCTCTGCAGCAGGGTGTGTACGAAGAGGAGCTCGGCGCCGTCGCGGTCGGCGGCGGCGATCCGGTGCGGGGTGAGCGAGTCGAAGTGCGCGCTGTCCCCGGGCGCGAGCGCGTACGCGGTGTCCCCGAGCCGCAGCCGCAGCCGCCCTTCGAGGACGTACAGCCACTCCTCACCGGGGTGGACGCGCACGATGTCGCCCTGGGCGCCGAACGGCACATGGACGCGCAGCGCCTGCATGCCGCGCCCCGGGGCGCCCGCCTGCCGGTAGATC
The DNA window shown above is from Streptomyces sp. NBC_01445 and carries:
- a CDS encoding helix-turn-helix domain-containing protein, with the protein product MQAEPVEAGTGAGPSDRAAQGGLGDALREWRVRRRVSQLELATRAGTTQRHVSFVESGRSVPGRAMVVRLAEALQVPLRERNALLLAAGYAPAYQESHFGGPQLSAVRTALERIMDAHLPYPAVIIDRCGDLVSRNEAFGALTEGVDPALLSAPVNIARVLLHPRGLAPRIVNLDEWAWHVIDGLHDESVRNSNRALTELVAELEGMVPDRPRQAGPDYLGFAVPLRLCTERGELRLLSTLTHFGTAVDVTLAELKLEAFLPLDQETAALLADAMDGRR
- a CDS encoding IS4 family transposase; the encoded protein is MSEQSAMTSFVRTITVARGVFAPGHLGELTQYLPFELVDDVLARSRAVQGRLRLLPSRVGVYFVLALAVFPAVGYLGVWGKLVAGLGPLAPVRPCEKALRDLRRRIGAAPLQMLFETVAGPIAQPRTPGVCYRKWRTVAFDGCSSLRAPDQPRVRAWLGKILNAGYGPEGYPHLRLMALCETGTRGLLGAVFGPTSKGETHYARRLLPLLNATMLVLADRAFAGNDFLIDTADTGAQLLVRLNSRRRPTVFTALPDGSFLTRFQDRTFRIINVDITATCDDGTRISDHYMLITTLLDHSTDPAERLARLYHERWEVESAFLALRHTLLTGRVLRSCDACGLEQELWAWLTVHQVLRRAMCDAAESRPGTDPDRASFTIALQAAADQIVDACGITGDDSDGGGIARAVLAGLLPARRPRISARKVKCPMSRYGTTQNETRPLSSHSFNRLDITVLAATEQPTALPPSPANTDRRSHVFRLLAAADPGQDWTPRQIADALKIDHIRSLSAQMGQWITQKFLIRSGHGRYRLHPQWVKTPQPPAGSRDSTATIPA
- a CDS encoding RNA-guided endonuclease InsQ/TnpB family protein, which gives rise to MKLTVQVKLLPTPVQAAALEATLKACNEAATWVSSVAFEKDIKRNFALREHTYTAVKDRWSLGAQAAQHVIKKTCDAYRTLRANLTAGNLGKPGSQRYRRAVEKSIAFRPEGAQPYDDRMLSWQYTQRTVSLWTLSGRMKQVAFTAAPDHLARLALCRRGESDLLFRDGMWFLIATCEVPEAELNTTVTQFLGIDLGIVNIATTSDGQIMAGRRLNRGRLRERTLRMKLQRKNTPSAKRRLKKRRRKEARRVRDINHKIAKHVVAEAERTGRGIALEDLTGIRARVRLRKPQRATHSSWAFAQLGEFIAYKARKAGVPVVHVNPAYTSRTCAQCGHIDKANRVSQARFVCRSCGVVAHADWNGSRNIRHRAEELWRRGVQSTAPDPPRNSGGGTGRKRSTTASGARCASPGLLVPMPRS
- a CDS encoding APC family permease → MTQAPPIPPTEPSATGAPDLPDLSEGWGEQRSRLKKDLRRLDVLFFLICTLVGLDTIGSVAAQGPQGLTWMAILALAFFLPYGLLVAELGSAFPVQGGPYVWTRLAFGRLVAGVNQLLYWISNPVWVGGSLCIIALTTWEEFFTPLPGLWKYAAGLVFIWGGALAVVQSVRIGKWVPIAGAVARIVLLGFFLISVVVFAVQHGVHALPAGEFVPTYAGFVALVPVLIFNYVGFELPSSAAEEMTNPRRDIPLSILRSGLAAVLLYGGPILGILFVLPSQEIGSLGGFIDACKAVFTVYGGSIAADGTVTLTGLGSVFGGIAAAGLIIGLLTSGVTWAMGAHRAQAVACADGAGPAWLGHISEKHGTPVRVNLLSAVLGSILFVVALNLTGGNGEKYFAAGLGLTICTTFISYVITFPSLAVLRRKYPDTPRPYAVPGGRVGAWVVSVLATGFVAFTVIVLIWPGFGVGWFGSAGSAADSLPESFAGQRAQYTLSQVVPLALFVGIGLVFYALGARTRRRVGQ
- a CDS encoding TetR/AcrR family transcriptional regulator; this encodes MARVRLSVAERREELLRAAIEQIEARGVAAVRIADVAAALGVSNALVLYHFSTKEKLVAAAFAHAAEGDLAHLRKLLGKRTTALRRLRSAVRWYAPTGQAKGWRLWIEGWSAALREPALREVTRDLDKQWKAALTEVVAEGVAAGEFRCPDPAGAALRLTALLDGLAVQMTAYTGTVSRTRMQEWVDDALARELGLERADLTATTPAATS
- a CDS encoding SGNH/GDSL hydrolase family protein, with the protein product MANESRSLSGGTIRSYAAVGDSFTEGVGDPGPDGAFVGWADRLAVLLDDRTPEHSFRYANLAVRGKLLDQIVEDQLPRAVELAPDLVTFAAGGNDIIRPGTDPDDVAERFEKAVARLTSAVGTVMVTTGFDTRDVPVLKHLRGKIATYNGHVRAVADRYGCPVLDLWSLKTVQDRRAWDDDRLHLSPEGHTRVALRAGQALGVEVPADPDQPWPAQPPRGTLEVRRDDIHWAREFLVPWIGRRLRGESSGDHVAAKRPDLLPL
- a CDS encoding M23 family metallopeptidase gives rise to the protein MPAKGKHRRPKSQGFARVIVVAGVGGAALALPLMGATGAHAATPAAAHSVVKAAAAPAAAKTYAVKGGDTLSKIADEQNVSGGWKKLYSDNRSVIGGDPSVIHPGLKLTIGQKAAATATQASAPKAAAATTTGAGYTLPVQGASIGTAYKTAGAMWSSGYHTGVDFVIPTGTPLKAIAAGTVVSAGLDGAYGNEVVIQHADGKYSQYAHMSSLSVSSGQTVTEGQQIGLSGATGNVTGPHLHFEIRTTPSYGSDVDPVAYLRAHGVSL
- a CDS encoding tyrosine-protein phosphatase, translated to MTQQVPSTEPELAGVRNFRDVGGLPTVDGRRVKQGVLFRSGHLAHATDEDAAFLSSLGLHTIFDFRNAADQRLEGPDVTLPGVRNVNLPLTDPADGAEFWQMVRDGNLDELRAALSEGQAADRMITSYRAIIAERTAEHSQVLHSLAEDSVPALMHCAAGKDRAGLSIAVTLLAVGVERDAIEADYLESNAAHRRYKVHRSSASKDAMSPEVMELLSPLFDARATYLAAAFETVAKTWGSTDRYLEEGLKLSPAQRERLRERLLD
- a CDS encoding DUF6126 family protein; this translates as MSAEPNDVTEPERQPARRDIEDKLPRGIWVRLLVYVFAGHLVAGFIYLLFTLGASRG
- a CDS encoding helix-turn-helix domain-containing protein → MSPAPPEPAPEPTELPAVAPQLRELRRRAALTLEAAARAAGLSPAHLSRLETGRRQPSLPMLLALARTYGTTVSELLGETPADRDAVVRSGDMEATEAGGWIYRQAGAPGRGMQALRVHVPFGAQGDIVRVHPGEEWLYVLEGRLRLRLGDTAYALAPGDSAHFDSLTPHRIAAADRDGAELLFVHTLLQSPSAALCLGPAAGGGERPQGGPR